Part of the Ictalurus punctatus breed USDA103 chromosome 9, Coco_2.0, whole genome shotgun sequence genome is shown below.
CCCGCCTACTTTGGATGGAAGAGGAAGAATTTCTCATGGAGTTCATATAAGCATTGAAAAGTCATTCGATTGTTTAAACACTCGCACGTTTTCACTTGTCGCCGATGtgtaaacaataacaatagtCCATTCATTCTCAAATCAAGAACATTCCTACTATTCAGGAAGAACTATCTGGCTTGTCACTTACTTTTATTCTTCCTTCTATATcaacagacagactggtgaaTGAACTGTTTTTGTTAGTTTAATCCATGCCTTCATATAGTGTTAGTGTAGTGTATTTAATCATGGTCTCTAGTGTGTAAATGTCCTGTACTGTAGTGTTTGAACATGACCACGGAGTAGTATATTTATTGTACTATGGCACAGAAGAGCGTATTTCAGTGTGACCCTTGGAGTGTAAATTAACTGTAGGATAATGTAGATTCTTTGAATATGACCTCTGGGTAGTATATTTACTTCAGTATAGTggaatatatttgtgtgtggcCCCTTGAGCATGACCACTGGAGTGCACATTTCCTATAGGAGTGTATTTGAGTATGGTGACAGTCATAACACATCCGGACATGCTGATGTGAGCTTGACGTTTATGTTAAAGCCCAAGTAAAGTGTTGACCTaaccttgtgtgtgtttgacctCCAGCATCTGGCTGTAGCTGTATTGTGACGCAGCGATGACTCCGACTAAACAGTCTTCTCGTGGCTGGACCTCCATCCTGTGCTGCTTTAAGAGAAGCGAGCAACCTGAGATCACCTACAGGATCAGCCATGACACCAATCACACGGTGCACGCCATGGAGCCCAGGCTGCCCCTACCTCCCGCCGAGGAGCTGGACGCCATGTTCTCCGAGCTGGTGGTGTGTATTCGTCTAATTCTGCTTTTTCACTGCCTGGCTCGGGCAGctataaaaatacagttttgatTTGATCTTTATTTATCCTTTCTGCAATGGTCACTACGTTATATAACCAGACCACAGAGTGAGTCTGGCCCCCTGCTGGCTATACTAATACCACTTCccgcagcaaccttagttttctcGTGGatgtctcccatccaggtactggccaggctcaaccctgcttaacATCAGTAGCAAATTAACTTGTACCGCAAACACCAAAATCCTGAGCCAAATAACTTTAATCTTATTAGTGTTCAGTGCCCTCACAAAGTTAAAAGACCAAACCATAGATTTTAATGAAATActaatggatttaaaaaaatacatgtagTGAATATTAGTAAATTTTCTTGTGATATTTCTGCTTTTGTGGCACATGTGGGTGAAAATGGGTGTTGATCATTTATTCTCCATGCCTAATGCATCTCTGGTGAGTTTTCAGTAAACACTATTAAACGTGTTTAGGAGAAATCTGTTGCTTCTCACTTACAAGCAGCCGTTTGCCTCGTTTTAAAATCCACTCGCGTGTTGTTTCTTTGTTCCGTAGAGTTGCTGAGCTTCAGGTGCTGGTCATGTTTTACGATGTCGCTATGCTCACTGGTCACAATGAATAAGGAAGAATGATAGCATGAATCGAACTGCGTTGAGAAATGCATCGAGATTCGATTTTCCATacaattttttcatttagtttgCGATCATAGCAAGAATAACGTAACACATTCTATGCTTTTATGTCAGAAATGGCAGTGAAATGGACATTACTCGGCGGTCAAACACTCAGTTTGTACTGTTTTTAGACAGTTTTGTTTCAAATCGAGTCTCAACTTTCAAACAGTGACAATATTATGGTATATAAATTTACACCAACGTGAAGCAGATAGCTGTGTCATCCTCAATATGATGCCGTCATCACAACCAGATTTGCACGTGCAGGGGTTTGGGAGCGTGTACAGTACATGCTTCTGTGTCTTTGTGTCTATTTTAGACTTTCTCAGCCTTGCAGTTACTTTAACAGATACCTTTATTTCCAAGAACATTCAGGCTGTCAGGTGTTTTTCTTGTTTGCAGAAAGTTTTCTTCTAAGCATTcctgcaacattttttttcttgtgcgaattttaaagcatttccgtaaattctttttatttaaattttttgtctAGCTGGAAACGATGTGTCAGAAACCTTTTAATAACAGCAGCGAAGGTTTTTAGAACATTGCAGAAACATTATTTTTGGATCACTGGAGTCTAATCATCATCAACTTAACTCGTTTGTAATCTGTAAATTTGACTCGAATATCAACGCTGacatttagccacgcccacttcctGAACCAGGGTGTTTCATTCAATAAGACGGATAAATAAAAccgataaataaatacataatctGTAAATTTGACTAGAATATCAACGCTGacatttagccacgcccacttcctCAACCAGGGCGTTTCATTCAATAAGACGGATAAATAAAAccgataaataaatacataatctGTAAATTTGACTAGAATATCAATGCTGacatttagccacgcccacttcctCAACCAGGGCGTTTTATTCAATAAGACGGATAAATAAAacctataaataaatacataatctGTAAATTTGTGATCTAAAATATCTCCAAACAGTCCAATGAACACCTCTAATGTAAACACATGACTATTTGAGTTTTCTTTGAGTCTTCAATGTttatattctgtattttgtttagttttttttttccatttaatatatatacatatatttaactCGTTGAGTTGGTGTTTTTTGTGTTTCCTCCATCAGGATGAACTGGACctcactgatacacacagaACGGCCATGTTCGCTCTCCCTGCTGAGAAAAAATGGCAGATATACTGCAGCAAGAAGATGGTAAGAGTGACATATCTCCTACTACACGCTGTGTGtgaaaaagtgagagagagagcgagagagagagagagagcgaatggGGGGAAACTGACTGAAAGAGAAAAGCAGGCCAGGAACAAGGAAAACAGGAGCTGAAAAGAGATGAGGAATGGGAACCTGAGCGAGATCTGATCAAAGGAAGAGCGCGAAAGTGcaagagatatggagagagaaaagaaatgagaaGAAAGTGAGCAAAAGAGATCATTCGATAATTAACTAGAACGAAGAAGGTAGAACGACACAAATAGTTCActgaagaaaaaggaaagaattaAAGGCGCGAGAGACTGATATAAAGAGGAGGTGAAAGGGAGAGCGTGAGGAAAAGAGATAAAGAGCGAAAGAAGTGTTTTACTGGCCTACGTGACAAGCCAGAACTCCGAGTATATCCGATACACGATATACATTATAAACACTTTACTCGGTGTTATAACAGTCTAACGTCGTGTGTATTCTTATAAATGAGGTCAagaggatttattttttttcttttttaaactttattatttGGTTTTGTTCGTTCAATTTAAATGATCAAAgcgtttaatcttttgatctggcCAATATTTTATCCTCGGGTTTATTTGGAAAGTTTGAATGGCGCTGTGGGGAAAATGTAAACCTGCTTCTTCTCTTTCCAACATCAACACCAGTGTGAGGATTAAACGCAGAGCTTTCGCGCCGTCTGTTAACAGTTTGGACTGATTTCAGTGCCATGTGGCTTTGATGTCTCTACACGTGTAACGGGATTAAAAATGTCCGCCTCGTCCTTCTGACCAAGGGGAATACGTTTGCACGTGACGCGCGTACGTTGAATAGCAAATGAAATTGAAACGCAGATTAATATTCGGGAaagttttatttcacctctctcttttctttctttctttctttctttcttctgacTAATTGCTTATCGCACTTTAGAACAGCCGATTGAAGCGCCTGTATTTGTTATTAGTTGTCTGACTGTATGTTTAATGTGTGGACTGAATCATGTCTCTGTGTGGAGGTGGATGTAAGtggcctgtgtttttttttgctctcgttattaaagcagttttacagaaatgatCAATACGTTTATCAATCAAACCCGTTTTCTTTCTGATGATCGTTCAGGAACAGGAGGAGAATAAAGGAGCGATGAGTTGGCCCGACTATTACATCGACCAGATTAACTCCATGGCCgctgtgagacacacacacacacacacacacacacacacacacacacaggagtttgTTCATAAATTTGTTTTCAGCATTCattttacagtgtttttataaaagctgtgtgtaaatgaagGAGTCTAGGATCATTAGGTTAAAAAaacatattgtatatatatatatatatatatatatttaaatgatatCAAATCTGCTTTAGACAGATAACTGACTCACAGAGATTATAACACATGTCCAGTGTGTATTAACGTGTTGTGGATGAATGATATTGCGTGTATGTGATGTTATATAATAAACACCACTGTACGCTGGTGCTGCTGCTCAGAGGAAGACGGTCCTGGCTctggagaaggaggaagaagaggagaggaacaAATCCATCCAGGGTTTAAAGACAGCGTTGAGGACACAACCCATGAGGTacaggcgcgcacacacacacacacacacacacaaacacacacacacacacacttttctcttctcctctcttctctgctcttctttctttctttctttatttcttttttcctttctttctttttcccctgttctctctcttttctctcttttttctttcttttttcattttatcttctttctttctttcttttttctttctttcttctctctttccttttctcttctctttcttttttcttacttGCATTTTCTCATCgcatctcttctttctttcattctttttctcttctttctattttcttatttctttgtttttctcttctcttatcttctttcgttctttcttttttctttctctcctttctttcattctttttctcttctttctttgtattttttctttttctctttttcttatgtcttcttttctcttctttctttcattctttttctcttctttctttgttctttatttcgttctcttttttcttatttctatgtttttctcttttatcttctttcattctttcttttttctttctcttctcttctcttctttctttctttctttctttttctcttctctctctctgtcttcctttctttctttcatcttctttctttttttctttctctcttctattctttctttccttttctcttctctatttcttttttcttacttGCATTTTCtcatctcttctttctttcattctttttctcttctttctttgttttttctttctttcatctttctcttctttctttcattccttttctcttctttctttgtatttttctttctttctctttttctcctgtcttctcttctcttctttccttcattctttttctcttctttctttgttctttctttccttctctcttctcttaCTTCTAcgtttttctcttctcttcttttatcttctttcattctttctttttctttcccttctcttctttctttctatctttctttttctcttctcttctttttttttctttctcttctcttttttttcttcctttcttgcATGCTCTCTTTTCTTCTGACACACTCTCTGTGCTCATTAGAACACGTGGTATTTTGCAGTAACGCATGATGAGGTATAAAATGAGAAGAAAGAATCATGCGCACGCCGGTAAAACGCTACTGTATTCTAGAAGATGTAAACGTGTTAAACGCTGAGTTTTTAGTAAATAAATCGACTCTGCTCTCCACGCTGCAGTTTTGTGACCCGCTTCATCAATCAGGACGGCCTGACGTGTCTGCTGAACTTCCTGAAGAACATGGAGTACGATACGAGCGAGTCTGAGATCCACACCTCGCTGATCGGCTGCTTCAAGGCTCTGATGAACAACTCTCAGGGCCGCGCCCACGTCCTCGCTCACCCCGAGGGCATCAACATCATCGCTCAGAGCCTCGGCACCGAGAACATCCGCACCAAAGTGGCCGTGCTGGAGATCCTGGGTGCCGTGTGTCTCGTCCCCGGCGGCCACCGCAAAGTCCTGGAGGCCATGATGCACTTCCAGAAATACGCCAGCGAGAGGACGCGCTTCCAGGTGAGACACGGAGCTGGGCCGCGTCCCAAATCACTCACCGTGTAAATCTGCACACCTCCAGGACAGAGTTTTACTGGCTTACCACATACCACTAAATACCCCGGACGAGAAAATCAacagtttaaataaacaacttttttCTAGTTTTAAATCATTACAAGTTATAAATTGCAATCTGTTTTTTAATACACTATCATAATGTGTGCACTGACTTATATCAGGCTTATATTTTTATCTGATTGCTgtgcattctttctttcttcttttctcttctcttttctttttctttctttcttgactatttgtttttttctattttctctttttcttttcttgctttACTTTTTGTTGCTTTGTTGTTCTTTgctatttcttttcttcttctttctatgtcttcttcctttttctttcttcttttccttttctatattttcttcctttctgaatcttttttttattattatttttcttttctttttgatcattctttctttctttctttctttctttctttttttcttcactacttgctttgttttttcccccccgccTTTTATCTgttcttattttctttcattaattattattgtttttaaacgtGTGTGATGACCTCGGAGTTCTGGCCGATGTTTAATggataacaaataaataaataaataaataaataaaaattgaggTCTGATTGTGACACGAGTGTGTTTGTGCTCGTCTCGTCCTCTGTCAGTCCCTGGTGAACGAGTTGGACAGGAGTACGGGCCGATACAGAGACGAGGTGAACCTGAAGACGGCCATCATGTTCTTCATTAACGCTGTGCTCAGTCGGGGAGCTGGAGAGgtgaggctgtgtgtgtgtgtgtgtgtgtgtgtgtgtgtgtgttatacaggAAGTGAAACAGAAATCAGAATAAATCAGAGTGAATATTTCACCTGCAGTCGAGTCTGGACTTCAGGATTCACTTACGTTACGAGTTCCTCATGCTGGGAATCCAACCGGTCATCGACAAACTCCGGAGCCATGAGAACGAGACGCTGGACAGGTGAGATCTGGGTTTCCTGTCTgcaaatccaaaataatttacctatatttacacacaaatatgtctgtaataataaaagctgaaaatgagtttaaaaaaaaaaatttatacatGAACCTCAGATAATAAAACcgtatttttctgtatttccaCGACAGTGTAATGACGAGTCGATTTTTTTTGCGTGTTCCTAGGCATCTGGACTACTTCGAAATGAAGAGAAATGAAGACGAGCTGGAGTTGGCCAAGCGCTTTGAGAATGCAAGTTTACTTTTTGACTGAatcatttttcactttttttctttccgaaGATCTGATCACATGTTACGGATCATGTCTTCGGTCTCTTTAGGTTCATATCGACACTAAGAGCGCCTCGCAGGTGTTTGAGCTCATCCGTAAGAGGATCAACCACACCGAGGCATTTCCACACTTTATCTCCATCCTCCAGCACTGCCTCCACATGCCCTGTGAGcaatcacaacaacaacaacaataataataacaacaataataataataaatgtgtcatCATTATAAAGAGAGTCATTTCTCTCTTTACAGATAAGCGGAGTGGGAACACGGTGCACTACTGGCTCCTCCTCGACCGAATCGTCCAACAGATTGTCCTACAGACTGATAAAGGTCACGACCCCGATGTCGCGCCTCTGGAGAACTTCAATGTAAAGAACGTGGTGAGAATGTGAGTAACACGGAGTCCAAGTGTGTTCCTGCCCTTCATCTTATTCTTCCTGAAGGTTTATCAATTCATATACTGCACaaaaatgacattaataatCGTATTAAGCtaatatcatttattattatattatattagcatTTCCTCATTTTAAGCTAGgaattgtttgttttattggcAAATAATTTGACAAATTTGATCATTATTTGCCAAAAGGCACTGACTAATTTAAaaacagtaagaaaaaaaatgatttcaagattgaaattgttttgttttactttcaAATAGTTTTACTAATATAaaggatttatttgtaaaaaaaaaaacaaaaaaaaaaaacaaataaaacaaatacaataaaaaaaacaacaaaaaagcaaaggGCAAACAGAATTATCTACCTAATGAAAAAGACAAATTGAAGTTTAAAAACAGTTATTtcaatttgtttaattggcaaATAATTGAGAGAATGTCCAGCATTAGTTTCTAGAAAGAATCATTATTACTTGCCAATAGAAAAataccatttatttttttttaaagggggaaaaaaataatataaagcttgaaatgttttttttttgtttgttttgttggcatattattttacaaatttcAAGAAAGAAAACGCATCATTATTTcccaaaagaaaacaatttatttaaaaatttatttaattggcAAATAATTTTTCTAGATAAAAGTATAATGTTACCgattaaaaaggaataaaaaaaaaatagaatctCTAGAAATATGCTTAATAAACGTTTTTGTTTCACCTAAGTAATCTGTAATCGAATTTTCTTTCACTTGCTGAGatatttctttattctttctttctttctttcttttctcttttctcctgTGTAAACACTGACAGGTTGGTGAATGAGAATGAGGTGAAACAGTGGAAAGAGCAGGCGGAAAAGATGAGGAAAGGTAACGTATACGAGTCCGCTGTGACCTTCGCTCCGATGTGCACTGACCCTGATTTCTAAGTCCCGAGCATCGATTCGGTCCCTTTTGAAGCAGCTGTTTACACACATCAAAGGATCGTGTTTACACATCTGTATTTTGTCTTGATTGCGGTGGGGGAAACATCTAATCTAGCATATAATCTAAAAACCAAACATagtttccttttaaataatatactttatttgtttgtttgtttgtttgtttgtttgtttgtttaacttcCCATCAAATAGCTCTACGTATTTTAGGTTAAAGGTTATTTTAAATTACAGACTTTGcagatttattttagtttagaaGCGCATTTGacgaaatgtttttgttttacgaaggtaaaaaaaaaaaaaaagggtttaaaaTTTTTGATGCATTAGTTAAATAATAGTCAAATACAGTGCCCtttactaatattggcacccttggaaaatatgagcaaagaaggctgtgaaaatgtgtctttattatttaaccttttgatgttttgttaaaaaaaaatcataaaaatacgCTGCTGTCATGGacatcaaacagttgcaaacacaacaccgttttacatatgaatatatatatatatatatatatatatatatatatatatatatatatatatatatatatatatatatgtgtgtgtgtgtgtgtgtgtgtgtgtgtatgtataaaaaaaattgttaaatatagttgtgcaacaattattggcacccttttagtcaatttTAGTCAACAGCAGCGTGAGAGTTTCCTTTCAGAGACTAATTGTACAAACTATATCTCTTGAGGAATCCTTTTTTTCTGCATGCTGTTAAAAATGCATCACAGACAGTCAGTAAATGACGGATTGTCTGTGTGCAGATCATAGCGAGGTGCAGCAGAAGCTGGAGAAGAAGGAGCGAGAGTGTGAGGTGAAGGCGCAGGAGAAAGAGGAGATGATGCAGACGCTCAGTAAGATGAAGGAGAAACTGGAGAAGGAGAACAACGAACATAAACTCACCAAACAGCAAGTGGCTTCACTCATGGCTCAGCTTCACGAGCTCAGTACTGTAcgcactacatacacacacacacacacacacacacaaaaacccaaaacaacaatatgtatatatacatattaaaacacacattaaatatgcTTGCTCGATGTGTTCCTCTCCTCTAGAGGGCAGTTGTTCCTGGAGCCCCTGGTCACATTCCTGAAGCTCCTGGTGCTCCCTCTGCTCCTTCACCTTCAGCAGGGGGTCTCgctccgcctcctcctcctcctcctcctgctccaggtgggattcctcctcctccacctcctcctcctcctccaggagctcctcctcctctttctggACTTCTGTTCGGTTCTCCTGGATCAGCGCAGAAGAAGAAGGACATTCCTCAACCTTCGAATCCACTTAAAAGCTTCAACTGGGCTAAACTTAATGAGGTGAGTCACAATGGTGTACGTTGACTTATATCAACACTGACACGGATTCTGATATCGACACTGACTCAATTAACACCGACTTTGATATTGACACTGACTCTGATATCCACTCTGACTGATATGACACTGACTCTGATTCTGATATCGACACTGACTCTGATATCGACTCTGATTCTGATATCAACACTGACTCTGATATCGACACTGACTTAAtcaacactgacactgacactgataTCCAGTCTGACTGATATTGACACTGACTCCGATATTGACACTGACTCTGATTCTGATATCGACACTGACTCTGATATCGACACTGTTTCAATCAGCACTGACACCGACTCTGATATCCACGCTGACTGATATTGACACTGACTCCAATATTGACACTGACTCTGATTCTAATATTGACACCGACTCTGATATCAACACTGACTCAATCAACACTGACACTGACTCTGATATCGACACTGACTCTGATATCGATACTGACTCTGCCTCTGATATCGACACTGACTCTGATATAGATACTGACTCTGCCTCTGATATAGACACTGTCTCAATCAACACTGACACTGACTCTGATATCCACTCTGACTGATATTGACACTGACTCCGATATCGACACTGACACTACCTTTAATATTGACAATGACACTAACTTTAATATCAACACTGACTCTGATATTGGCAATGACACTACCTTTAATATCAACACTGACTCTGATATTGACACTGACACTACCTTTAATATCAACACTGACTCTGATATCGACACTGACACTACCTTTAATATCAACACTGACTCTGATATTGACAATGACTACCTTTAATATCATCACTGACTCTGATATTGCCAAAACACTACCTTTAATATCAACACTGACTCTGATATTGACAATAACACTACCTTTAATATCAACTCTGACTCTGATATTGACAATAACACTACCTTTAATATCAACACTGACTCTGATATTGACAATGACACTACCTTTAATATCAACACTGACTCTGATATCGACACTGACACTTTTACAGTTTCCAACTAAAttcttttgttccttttttcctttccgtTTTGTTTGCAGGTTCCGACTGCCTTTAAGCTTTTGCAAGAAGGTTCTTTGCCTTTATAGAttcctttttatccattttaattttaaaacttAATTAACCTtggtagaaaaaaaatctctctgcTCAATTTACACCTGACTTCAGGGTCCACATAATTGATCAATTCCACCTGACAGCAATCCTGAAATGAAGGAATGTGAAATATGTGCTTTAGATGTATTTGACGTTGGGAGAAatgtaaaattaattaattaaaccagtgtattattattattattattattattattattaataataataataataataataataataataataataatattgcttTCAGTGGAACCTTTCCAGAACCCAGTGCTCACACCCAGtgcttgttgtgtttgtgtcctGTAGAACAAGCTAGAAGGAACCTTGTGGACGGAGCTGGACGATATCAGAGTTTTTAAAGTTCTGGACCTGGAGGACATCGAGAAGACGTTTTCAGCCTACCAGAGACAGCAGGTACGACTGAAGTCACGGGGCTCATTCTCTGAATTCTCTTGGAATTCTCTTGGAATTCTCTTGGAACTATTTTACAGCCTTGAAAATACCATCATGATGCGT
Proteins encoded:
- the daam1a gene encoding disheveled-associated activator of morphogenesis 1; its protein translation is MTPTKQSSRGWTSILCCFKRSEQPEITYRISHDTNHTVHAMEPRLPLPPAEELDAMFSELVDELDLTDTHRTAMFALPAEKKWQIYCSKKMEQEENKGAMSWPDYYIDQINSMAARKTVLALEKEEEEERNKSIQGLKTALRTQPMSFVTRFINQDGLTCLLNFLKNMEYDTSESEIHTSLIGCFKALMNNSQGRAHVLAHPEGINIIAQSLGTENIRTKVAVLEILGAVCLVPGGHRKVLEAMMHFQKYASERTRFQSLVNELDRSTGRYRDEVNLKTAIMFFINAVLSRGAGESSLDFRIHLRYEFLMLGIQPVIDKLRSHENETLDRHLDYFEMKRNEDELELAKRFENVHIDTKSASQVFELIRKRINHTEAFPHFISILQHCLHMPYKRSGNTVHYWLLLDRIVQQIVLQTDKGHDPDVAPLENFNVKNVVRMLVNENEVKQWKEQAEKMRKDHSEVQQKLEKKERECEVKAQEKEEMMQTLSKMKEKLEKENNEHKLTKQQVASLMAQLHELSTRAVVPGAPGHIPEAPGAPSAPSPSAGGLAPPPPPPPPAPGGIPPPPPPPPPPGAPPPLSGLLFGSPGSAQKKKDIPQPSNPLKSFNWAKLNENKLEGTLWTELDDIRVFKVLDLEDIEKTFSAYQRQQKESGDDAAAKKVKELSVIDGRRAQNCNILLSRLKLSNDEIKKAIMTMDEQEDLPKDMLEQLLKFVPEKSDIDLLEEHKHELDRMAKADRFLYDMSRINHYQQRLQSLYFKKKFAERVADIKPKIEALSQASTEVLQSRNLRQLLEVVLALGNYLNKGQRGNAYGFRVSSLNKIPDTRSSTDKNITLLHYLVMLLEQKYPKVALFHEDLQNVPEAAKVNMTELEKDMNSLRSGLKSVEAELEYQKSRPPDSGDKFVSVVSQFITVAGFSFSEVEDSLQDAKETFQKVVKVFGEEPSSTQPDDFFGIFDQFLQAFAEAKQDNENMRKRKEEEERRALLEAQRKEQREKERKARKAMENCEEDGEFDDLVSALRSGEVFDKDMSKMKRNRKRQTTQNLETSRERPITKLNL